A genomic segment from Verrucomicrobiota bacterium encodes:
- a CDS encoding nitrate/sulfonate/bicarbonate ABC transporter ATP-binding protein, with protein sequence MKADLLTPKPASTPDRVATPVIAELRGVSKTYKVAGDRELKVLDNIDLSIQEGELLALLGQSGSGKSTLLRCLTGLTPPSSGEVLCYGKPLRGINPYASIVFQTFALYPWLTVEQNVAVGLMAKALSRKQRDEAVEKAIDLIGLNNYHAAYPREISGGMRQRVGIARALVSEPKILCLDEAFSALDVLTAENLRKEVINIWRNEGTSLQSIFMVTHNIEEAVEMATRICILFPHPGRLGLILKNDLPYPRNSNAPEFQRLVTTIHESITMMALPDHPPEPQAIPGRPVSRARSRIESIPLVGVNQILGLLSILHDSSEIRDVYDISNEIGKDFGETIATVKAAEILGFVNTPKDEVELTDLGRKFYEADRDERTAIFAEQVQKLRLFHIILNYLQVQEEVPAETLIKDIAVALPYENTEKILHTMIAWGRYAGLMDYDANRETVTLPEKESEEEEQEKET encoded by the coding sequence ATGAAAGCCGACCTGCTCACGCCGAAGCCCGCGTCCACCCCGGACCGGGTCGCTACACCCGTGATTGCGGAACTCAGGGGTGTCTCCAAAACGTATAAGGTTGCCGGCGATCGTGAGTTGAAGGTGCTGGATAACATCGACCTGTCTATCCAGGAAGGGGAATTGTTGGCTTTGCTCGGCCAATCCGGTTCAGGCAAGTCGACCCTGCTGCGTTGCCTTACCGGGCTGACCCCCCCGAGTTCAGGGGAGGTGTTGTGCTATGGAAAGCCGTTGCGGGGCATCAACCCGTACGCATCCATCGTATTTCAAACGTTCGCGCTTTATCCCTGGTTGACCGTGGAGCAGAATGTGGCCGTCGGTTTGATGGCAAAGGCGCTGTCGCGCAAGCAACGCGATGAAGCCGTTGAAAAGGCCATTGACCTGATCGGGCTGAATAATTATCACGCAGCCTACCCGCGCGAGATTTCCGGGGGTATGCGCCAGCGGGTCGGCATCGCCCGTGCTCTTGTTTCTGAACCGAAGATTTTGTGTCTGGATGAGGCGTTCAGTGCACTGGACGTGCTGACGGCGGAGAACCTTCGCAAGGAGGTAATCAATATCTGGCGCAACGAGGGCACTTCCCTGCAGAGCATCTTCATGGTGACGCACAACATTGAGGAGGCCGTGGAGATGGCGACGCGCATCTGCATCCTTTTCCCGCATCCGGGCCGCCTCGGGTTGATCCTCAAGAACGACCTGCCCTACCCGCGCAATTCCAACGCTCCAGAATTCCAACGGCTCGTGACCACCATTCACGAATCCATCACGATGATGGCCCTGCCGGATCATCCGCCCGAGCCGCAGGCGATTCCCGGACGGCCGGTCTCGCGCGCTCGCAGCCGTATAGAATCGATCCCCCTGGTCGGCGTGAACCAGATCCTGGGGCTTTTAAGCATTCTGCATGATTCGTCCGAAATACGGGACGTGTACGATATCTCCAACGAGATCGGAAAAGATTTCGGCGAAACCATCGCTACCGTGAAGGCCGCGGAGATTCTCGGTTTCGTCAATACGCCAAAGGACGAAGTGGAGTTAACCGATCTTGGCCGCAAGTTCTACGAGGCAGACCGGGACGAGCGGACCGCGATTTTCGCCGAGCAGGTTCAGAAACTCCGGCTTTTCCACATTATTCTGAATTACCTGCAGGTGCAGGAGGAAGTGCCGGCCGAGACGTTGATCAAGGATATCGCGGTGGCGTTACCGTATGAGAACACGGAAAAGATTCTGCATACCATGATTGCCTGGGGACGTTATGCCGGGCTCATGGATTATGATGCCAACCGGGAAACGGTGACGCTGCCCGAAAAGGAATCCGAGGAAGAAGAGCAGGAGAAGGAGACCTGA
- a CDS encoding DUF4202 domain-containing protein has protein sequence MNHNPRFSEAIRRFDEENARDPNLVFVDGIPYPHELLYAQRLTEWALRLCPEASEALQLAVRCQHICRWQVPRSSYEMTRAGYLRWRNDLKTFHARKAAEILREVGYPDDVIARVQELNLKRNLGRDPECQVLEDALCLVTLQYQFADLMAKTEADKMVGILQKTWKKMSPAARDRALALPFTRPEQELIERALGDAH, from the coding sequence ATGAATCACAACCCGCGGTTTTCGGAAGCCATCCGGCGATTCGACGAAGAGAACGCTCGCGATCCAAACCTGGTCTTCGTCGACGGGATCCCCTACCCTCACGAACTCCTTTACGCGCAAAGGTTGACCGAATGGGCGCTCAGGCTCTGTCCCGAAGCCTCCGAAGCCCTGCAACTGGCCGTTCGTTGCCAGCACATCTGTCGCTGGCAGGTTCCGCGCAGCTCGTATGAAATGACGCGAGCCGGCTACCTCCGGTGGCGTAACGATCTGAAAACGTTTCACGCCCGTAAGGCCGCTGAAATTCTGCGTGAAGTCGGGTACCCCGACGACGTCATCGCACGCGTGCAGGAATTGAATTTGAAACGCAACCTGGGCCGGGATCCGGAATGCCAGGTGCTCGAAGACGCGCTTTGTCTGGTGACCTTGCAATATCAATTTGCTGATCTGATGGCCAAAACCGAGGCGGACAAGATGGTTGGTATCCTGCAAAAAACCTGGAAGAAAATGTCGCCGGCGGCTCGCGACCGCGCGCTGGCACTTCCATTCACCCGGCCCGAGCAGGAACTGATCGAGCGAGCGCTCGGCGACGCGCATTAA
- a CDS encoding transglutaminase family protein — translation MKISVRHETTYTYSKPVWLQPHILRMQPRFDGTVRLTSQELQIEPEPTRLSQYLDAEGNSVAHAWFTGNTDRLTVISAFKVEMLRNNPFDYLLTPAAQELPVRYSDGIEAVLAGYLARQYEDNAVVEFARDIVAEADSRTLDFLMALNRHIHDHCPRIIREQGSPHPPEVTLQLRTGSCRDVAVLFIEACRAVGLAARFVSGYQKGDPDRQARRYMHAWAEVYLPGGGWRGYDPTHGIAVADQHVAVAATRQSRDATPIEGTFQGSDVTSKMEAHVKIS, via the coding sequence ATGAAAATCAGCGTCAGACACGAAACCACCTACACCTACAGCAAACCGGTCTGGCTCCAGCCGCACATCCTCCGGATGCAGCCGCGTTTCGACGGGACGGTGCGCCTGACCAGCCAGGAACTCCAGATCGAACCGGAGCCGACGCGGCTCTCGCAGTACCTCGATGCTGAAGGGAACTCGGTGGCGCATGCCTGGTTCACGGGAAATACCGATCGCTTGACGGTGATCAGCGCGTTCAAGGTTGAGATGCTGCGGAACAATCCGTTCGATTACCTGCTGACCCCGGCTGCTCAGGAGCTGCCGGTTCGCTACAGCGACGGGATCGAAGCCGTCCTGGCCGGTTACCTCGCCCGGCAGTACGAAGATAATGCCGTCGTGGAGTTCGCCCGCGACATCGTCGCCGAAGCCGATTCGCGAACCCTGGACTTTTTGATGGCCCTTAACCGCCACATCCACGACCACTGCCCCAGGATCATCCGGGAACAGGGTTCGCCCCATCCGCCGGAAGTCACTCTGCAGTTGCGAACCGGTTCGTGCCGGGACGTCGCCGTTTTATTCATTGAAGCCTGCCGCGCAGTCGGACTCGCCGCCCGTTTCGTGAGCGGCTATCAGAAAGGCGATCCGGATCGCCAGGCCCGGCGGTACATGCACGCCTGGGCCGAAGTTTATCTGCCCGGAGGAGGCTGGCGCGGCTACGATCCCACCCACGGCATCGCCGTGGCCGACCAGCATGTCGCCGTGGCCGCAACTCGCCAGTCACGTGATGCCACCCCCATCGAGGGCACGTTCCAGGGAAGCGACGTGACTTCGAAAATGGAAGCACACGTCAAGATCAGTTAG
- a CDS encoding glutamate synthase subunit beta — protein sequence MADDHPNGYLKFSRRPIGKRNPRERIRDYNEVWKPHWDEGHLREQGARCMDCGVPTCMGGCPLGNIIPDWNDLISRGHWREALDRAHATNNFPEFTGYTCPAPCEPACTLAVNDEPVTIKSVERAIADRGWDEGWIVPDPPKIRTGKRVAVVGSGPAGMAAAQQLNRAGHEVTVFERDDEIGGLMVYGIPDFKFAKLQVARRVNQMRDEGVLFKTNVNVGQDISLQEVREKFDAVCLAIGAQQPREVPLPGRDLGGICYAMKYLMGENRHQAGKCPEPEITARGKNVVVLGGGDTGADCVATAHRQGARQVVQISINVKSPTGRLPDNPWPEWPLVYRETYAIEEGGVEEFSADATAFIDANGDGNVDLLLADRVEWAYERRNGRMMRMHREVLESNIRIPAELVLIAIGFSGPEMKPFGDSGLELTTRGTIKIDCNMMTSLPGVFAAGDANRGQSIVVWAIGEGRDVARNIDLYLMGSTRLPPSIRTPNPPIGKV from the coding sequence ATGGCTGACGATCATCCAAACGGTTATCTGAAGTTTTCGCGCCGGCCGATCGGCAAACGCAACCCGCGGGAGCGCATCCGCGACTACAATGAGGTCTGGAAACCCCATTGGGACGAGGGTCATCTGCGTGAGCAGGGTGCGCGCTGCATGGATTGCGGCGTCCCGACCTGCATGGGCGGCTGCCCCTTGGGAAACATCATCCCCGACTGGAACGACCTTATTTCCCGGGGTCACTGGCGCGAAGCGCTCGATCGCGCGCACGCCACGAACAACTTCCCTGAATTCACCGGTTACACCTGCCCGGCCCCGTGCGAACCCGCCTGCACCCTGGCGGTCAACGACGAACCGGTCACGATCAAGAGCGTCGAGCGGGCCATCGCCGACCGCGGCTGGGATGAAGGCTGGATCGTGCCGGACCCTCCGAAAATCCGCACCGGTAAACGGGTTGCCGTCGTGGGAAGCGGCCCGGCCGGAATGGCGGCCGCCCAGCAACTGAACCGCGCCGGACACGAAGTCACGGTTTTCGAGCGTGATGACGAGATCGGCGGCCTGATGGTTTACGGCATCCCGGACTTCAAGTTTGCAAAGTTGCAGGTCGCACGCCGGGTCAACCAGATGCGGGATGAGGGCGTGTTGTTCAAGACAAACGTCAACGTCGGCCAAGACATTTCCTTGCAGGAAGTGCGCGAGAAATTCGATGCGGTTTGCCTCGCCATCGGCGCCCAGCAACCCCGCGAAGTGCCTCTGCCCGGCCGGGATCTCGGCGGCATTTGTTATGCCATGAAGTATCTGATGGGCGAAAATCGCCATCAGGCGGGGAAATGCCCCGAACCCGAGATCACCGCACGCGGCAAAAATGTCGTGGTGCTCGGCGGGGGCGACACCGGCGCAGACTGCGTCGCGACCGCCCACCGGCAAGGGGCCAGGCAGGTGGTGCAGATCAGCATCAACGTGAAAAGTCCGACGGGACGCCTCCCGGATAACCCGTGGCCGGAGTGGCCCCTGGTTTACCGCGAGACTTATGCGATCGAGGAAGGCGGCGTCGAGGAGTTCAGTGCGGACGCGACGGCGTTTATCGATGCGAACGGCGACGGCAACGTCGATCTACTGCTGGCGGATCGCGTCGAGTGGGCCTACGAGAGGCGAAACGGCCGGATGATGCGGATGCACCGTGAGGTTCTCGAGTCCAATATACGGATTCCCGCCGAACTGGTGCTGATCGCGATCGGTTTTTCCGGTCCCGAAATGAAGCCGTTCGGGGATAGCGGACTCGAGCTCACGACCCGCGGCACGATCAAAATCGACTGCAACATGATGACCAGCCTGCCGGGCGTTTTCGCCGCAGGCGACGCCAACCGGGGCCAATCAATCGTCGTCTGGGCAATCGGCGAAGGACGCGACGTGGCTCGAAACATCGACCTCTATCTGATGGGCAGTACGCGACTGCCGCCCAGCATCCGCACGCCTAATCCTCCCATCGGGAAAGTGTAA
- the gltB gene encoding glutamate synthase large subunit: protein MNFTNQWDYEGLVSPAATRGACGVGVLVDLNGAKTHELVEDGLRILVNIDHRGARGSEEKTGDGAGMLLQKPHAFFQEVVPGLGDFDSYGVGMIFFPKDNWKQIGLKRLANTVCREAGFKVIAWRDVPTDNSDLGRTALQSEPAVKQLFVEPLTSLPPERLDEKLYVLRRLIEKAAAASRIAGNDLFYICSLDRRRIVYKGLLTCSQIGKYYPDLKDERVTTSLALVHSRFGTNTLGAWQLAHPYRVTVHNGEINTLRGNVNRMKTREAALACERFGSDIEQIKPVTSEGLSDTAVFDNVLELLLESGRTLPQALRMLVPEAWNKDKLMDPKRRAFYDYHSTIMEPWDGPALIAATDGYRVAAVLDRNGLRPCRYYVTKSNLLVMASETGVLDTPASEIVLQGRLKPGELFLADTLQKRIVPEDEIFAELTKPPYAEWLAEKRIRLRDLTSTVSPGPEAIADVTPFQRAFGYTLESLRCLVQPMAAEGKDPLGSMGNDTPLAVLSTRHKPLFQYFLQMFAQVSNPPLDYIREELVTSLESHIGRQRNMLEETPEHCRQLFLESPILTHAGMAALRDIDHNGIRSGFIDATYPVGNSLEDAIREVRARAAEALKNGCEIIIVSDRNVGPGRIPIPSLLAIGALQHHLIREGLRTNAALVLEVGQPCTVHHFCTLIGYGADAIYPWLAYASITQLGRDGWLQGADAREAITRFKKAVDGGLLKVMSKMGISTLESYKAAQVFQAVGLSDDFIREYFTGTPSALGGVGLKEIEREMLEQHAIAFGEKVPGTLPLDVGGDLYWRRDGEMHQWNPITVAKLQYAVRTDSYETYQEFASFLNAQEERLQTIRGLLEFDIDENESVPVEEVEPVESIWKRFSTGSMSLGSLSTEAHECLATAMNRIGGKAGSGEGGEQVERFGTERTCTMKQIASGRFGVTINYLASAKQIEIKMAQGAKPGEGGELPGPKVNEEIAAVRFTTPGVGLISPPPHHDIYSIEDLAQLIHDLKCANPEAEVHVKLVSVANVGTIAAGVAKARADAVLIAGDAGGTGAALKTSIKNCGAPWELGLAETHQVLLANNLRSRIRVRVDGGLKTGRDVVIGALLGAEEYGFGTAPLVAVGCIMLRKCHCNTCSVGVATQDPDLRAKFPGKPEHVVNYMRFVAQEVRELMATLGFHTVDEMIGRVDKLRPRTIRFPKGVPLDLSKLLYRQPSADTPRKVRAQNHKLEKKLDHQLIAQAQLALERGKPVLIESKIHNSDRTASTMLSSAVAKRYGPKGLPPDTIRIRFTGTAGQSFGAFLARGISLHLEGDANDYVGKGLSGGKITVNTPKGAAYVASENILVGNVALYGATSGEAYFNGMAGERFAVRNSGAMAVVEGVGDHGCEYMTGGAVVILGRTGKNFGAGMSGGEAFIFDENGAFATKLNPSMVRMEPLAGAGERDHALVKRLLENHVFYTNSSKAKRILANWEKSLARFVKVIPDAYAEVLARNLAEGKDVRLTLPAPAQALRAA, encoded by the coding sequence ATGAATTTCACCAATCAATGGGACTATGAGGGGCTGGTCAGCCCCGCGGCGACGCGTGGCGCCTGCGGCGTTGGCGTGCTGGTCGATCTGAATGGGGCGAAAACCCATGAACTGGTTGAAGACGGGTTACGGATCCTCGTCAATATCGACCACCGGGGCGCACGGGGCTCCGAGGAAAAAACCGGCGACGGGGCAGGCATGCTGCTGCAAAAACCGCACGCGTTCTTTCAAGAGGTGGTCCCGGGGCTCGGCGACTTCGACTCGTATGGCGTCGGGATGATTTTCTTTCCAAAAGATAACTGGAAACAGATCGGCCTGAAAAGGCTGGCGAACACGGTGTGCCGCGAGGCCGGCTTTAAAGTCATTGCCTGGCGGGATGTGCCGACGGACAATTCCGACCTTGGCCGGACGGCCCTGCAGTCCGAACCGGCCGTGAAGCAACTCTTCGTCGAGCCGCTCACCTCCCTGCCTCCGGAACGATTGGACGAGAAGCTTTACGTGCTGCGGCGGCTCATCGAAAAAGCCGCCGCCGCCAGCAGGATCGCAGGGAACGACCTGTTTTACATCTGCTCGCTCGACCGGCGCCGGATCGTCTACAAGGGGCTGCTGACCTGCAGCCAGATCGGCAAGTATTACCCTGACCTCAAGGATGAGCGGGTAACGACGAGCCTGGCCCTGGTCCACTCGCGCTTCGGCACCAATACCCTGGGCGCCTGGCAACTCGCCCACCCGTACCGGGTGACCGTTCATAACGGCGAGATCAACACGCTGCGCGGCAATGTTAACCGGATGAAAACCCGGGAGGCGGCCTTGGCCTGCGAACGGTTCGGCAGCGACATCGAGCAAATCAAACCCGTCACGAGCGAGGGCCTGAGCGACACCGCCGTATTTGATAACGTCCTGGAGCTCCTGCTCGAGTCGGGCCGCACCTTGCCGCAGGCGTTGCGGATGCTGGTTCCGGAGGCGTGGAACAAGGACAAGTTAATGGACCCCAAGCGCCGCGCGTTTTACGATTACCATTCCACGATCATGGAGCCGTGGGACGGTCCGGCTTTGATCGCGGCGACCGACGGTTATCGGGTCGCGGCCGTGCTCGACCGCAACGGTCTCCGGCCGTGCCGCTATTACGTCACCAAGAGCAATCTTTTGGTGATGGCGAGCGAGACGGGCGTACTCGATACCCCGGCAAGCGAGATCGTGCTTCAGGGCCGCCTTAAACCGGGTGAATTGTTTCTGGCGGACACCCTCCAGAAGCGGATCGTGCCCGAAGACGAAATTTTTGCGGAGCTGACCAAACCGCCCTACGCGGAGTGGCTGGCGGAGAAACGGATCCGTTTGCGCGACCTCACTTCCACGGTGAGCCCGGGGCCGGAGGCGATTGCGGACGTAACGCCGTTCCAGCGTGCGTTCGGCTACACGCTCGAGTCCCTTCGCTGCCTCGTGCAACCGATGGCGGCGGAAGGAAAAGATCCCCTCGGCTCGATGGGCAACGACACCCCCCTGGCGGTATTGTCGACGCGCCACAAACCGTTGTTCCAGTACTTCCTGCAGATGTTCGCGCAGGTTTCCAATCCGCCGCTGGATTATATCCGCGAGGAGCTGGTGACCTCGTTGGAGAGCCACATCGGCCGCCAGCGCAACATGCTGGAGGAAACGCCGGAACACTGCCGGCAACTGTTCCTCGAATCTCCGATCCTGACGCACGCCGGCATGGCGGCGCTCCGGGACATCGATCATAACGGGATCCGTTCCGGCTTCATTGACGCGACTTACCCGGTCGGCAACTCGCTGGAGGATGCCATCCGCGAGGTGCGGGCACGCGCGGCCGAGGCACTCAAGAACGGCTGCGAGATCATCATCGTCTCGGACCGCAACGTCGGCCCCGGCCGGATTCCCATCCCGAGCCTGCTGGCGATCGGCGCACTCCAGCATCACTTGATCCGTGAAGGGTTGCGTACCAATGCCGCCCTCGTGCTGGAAGTGGGCCAGCCCTGCACGGTTCATCATTTTTGCACGCTCATCGGCTACGGTGCGGACGCGATCTACCCGTGGCTGGCCTACGCCAGCATCACGCAACTCGGGCGTGACGGCTGGCTGCAGGGCGCCGACGCCCGCGAGGCGATCACCAGGTTCAAGAAAGCCGTCGACGGCGGGCTCCTGAAGGTGATGTCTAAGATGGGGATTTCGACCCTTGAAAGTTATAAGGCGGCCCAGGTGTTCCAGGCGGTCGGCCTCAGCGATGACTTTATCCGCGAATATTTCACCGGCACACCGAGCGCCCTGGGCGGCGTCGGTTTGAAGGAGATCGAACGCGAGATGCTCGAGCAGCACGCGATTGCGTTCGGCGAAAAGGTGCCGGGCACGCTGCCGCTGGACGTCGGCGGGGACCTCTACTGGCGGCGCGACGGCGAGATGCACCAGTGGAACCCGATCACGGTGGCCAAACTGCAATACGCGGTGCGCACCGACAGTTACGAGACGTACCAGGAGTTCGCGAGCTTCCTGAATGCCCAGGAGGAACGGCTGCAAACGATTCGCGGGTTGCTCGAGTTCGACATCGACGAGAACGAGTCGGTGCCGGTCGAGGAGGTCGAGCCGGTCGAATCCATCTGGAAACGTTTCTCGACCGGCTCCATGTCGCTTGGGTCCCTCAGCACCGAAGCCCACGAGTGCCTCGCCACCGCGATGAACCGGATCGGCGGAAAAGCCGGCAGCGGAGAAGGCGGCGAACAAGTCGAGCGGTTCGGCACGGAGCGCACCTGCACGATGAAACAGATCGCGAGCGGCCGTTTCGGCGTGACGATCAATTACCTCGCCAGCGCCAAACAGATTGAAATCAAGATGGCCCAAGGGGCGAAGCCGGGTGAAGGCGGCGAACTGCCGGGCCCCAAGGTAAATGAAGAAATTGCCGCGGTGCGTTTCACCACGCCGGGCGTCGGCTTGATCTCGCCGCCGCCGCACCACGACATCTACTCGATCGAAGACCTCGCGCAGCTGATCCACGATTTGAAGTGCGCCAACCCCGAGGCGGAAGTCCACGTGAAGCTGGTGTCCGTTGCCAACGTCGGCACCATTGCAGCGGGCGTCGCCAAGGCCCGTGCGGACGCGGTTCTGATCGCGGGCGATGCCGGCGGTACGGGGGCGGCCCTGAAAACGTCGATCAAGAATTGCGGTGCACCCTGGGAACTCGGGCTGGCTGAAACCCATCAGGTGCTGCTGGCGAATAACCTGCGCTCGCGGATCCGCGTGCGCGTGGATGGCGGGCTGAAAACGGGCCGCGACGTGGTCATCGGCGCATTACTCGGTGCCGAGGAATACGGCTTCGGGACGGCGCCCCTGGTTGCTGTCGGGTGCATCATGCTGCGCAAATGCCATTGCAACACCTGCTCGGTCGGCGTTGCCACCCAGGACCCGGATCTGCGGGCGAAATTCCCGGGAAAACCTGAGCACGTGGTCAATTACATGCGTTTTGTCGCCCAGGAGGTTCGCGAACTGATGGCGACGCTCGGGTTTCATACCGTCGATGAAATGATCGGTCGCGTGGATAAATTGCGCCCGCGAACGATCCGGTTCCCCAAGGGTGTACCGCTCGACCTTTCGAAGCTCCTTTACCGGCAGCCTTCGGCAGACACACCGCGCAAGGTCCGCGCTCAAAATCACAAGCTGGAGAAAAAGCTCGACCACCAGCTCATTGCGCAGGCGCAGCTTGCCCTTGAACGCGGTAAGCCGGTCCTGATTGAATCCAAGATTCACAACTCGGACCGTACGGCCAGCACGATGCTCAGCTCGGCGGTAGCCAAACGGTATGGGCCAAAAGGGTTGCCGCCGGATACGATCCGAATCCGTTTCACCGGGACAGCCGGGCAAAGTTTCGGCGCCTTCCTCGCGCGCGGCATCAGCCTGCACCTGGAGGGCGACGCGAACGATTACGTCGGTAAAGGGCTCTCCGGAGGTAAGATTACGGTCAACACGCCGAAGGGCGCGGCTTACGTCGCGAGTGAAAACATTCTCGTCGGCAACGTCGCGCTCTACGGCGCCACCAGCGGTGAAGCGTACTTCAACGGCATGGCCGGCGAACGCTTTGCCGTGCGCAACTCGGGCGCGATGGCCGTGGTTGAAGGCGTGGGTGACCACGGGTGCGAATACATGACCGGCGGCGCCGTAGTGATCCTGGGGCGGACCGGCAAGAACTTCGGTGCCGGTATGAGCGGGGGTGAAGCGTTCATTTTCGACGAGAACGGCGCCTTTGCGACCAAGCTCAATCCCTCGATGGTACGGATGGAACCGTTGGCGGGTGCCGGCGAACGCGACCACGCGCTGGTCAAACGGTTGCTGGAAAACCACGTCTTTTACACGAACAGCTCGAAGGCGAAGCGGATCCTCGCCAATTGGGAGAAAAGCCTGGCGCGGTTTGTAAAGGTGATCCCGGACGCATACGCCGAAGTGCTCGCACGCAATCTCGCCGAAGGTAAGGATGTGCGCCTCACCCTGCCGGCCCCGGCCCAGGCCTTGAGGGCGGCCTGA
- a CDS encoding alpha-E domain-containing protein: MLSRVAESIYWMSRYFERAENVARYLDVNFRLMLDLPSGMAVQWEALVRITGDYEPFIQRYKRATRETVIQFLTFDSENTNSILSCVRYARENARSIRESISSEMWEQLNRIYFRVDDAANRHLEAPEEFFEEIRLASHLFIGLTDTTMSHSEPWHFAQLGRSVERADKTSRILDVKYFILLPSVADVGTPLDEIQWTAVLRSASALQVYRQQYGRVSPLRVVEFLVLDPEFPRAMHFCLRRADESLHAISGTPQGSFRNIAEQRLGQLRAELDFTRVSDIMRIGVHEFIDGFQVKLNGIGGAIHDTFFATRPVQSLQSQVSTTADRER; encoded by the coding sequence CGCGCAGAAAATGTCGCGCGCTATCTTGACGTGAATTTCCGGCTCATGCTTGACCTGCCATCCGGAATGGCCGTCCAATGGGAAGCGCTTGTACGTATCACGGGCGACTACGAACCGTTTATCCAGCGCTACAAGCGGGCCACCCGCGAAACCGTCATCCAATTTCTCACGTTCGACAGCGAAAACACCAACTCGATTCTGTCGTGCGTTCGCTACGCCCGCGAGAACGCGCGCTCGATAAGAGAGAGCATTTCTTCGGAAATGTGGGAACAGCTCAACCGGATCTATTTCCGGGTCGATGACGCCGCCAACCGGCACCTGGAGGCGCCGGAAGAATTTTTCGAGGAAATCAGGCTCGCCAGCCATCTGTTCATCGGGCTCACCGACACCACGATGTCCCACAGCGAGCCGTGGCACTTCGCGCAACTCGGACGCAGCGTTGAGCGCGCCGACAAAACGTCGCGTATCCTTGACGTAAAGTATTTTATCCTCCTGCCGTCCGTCGCCGACGTGGGCACCCCCCTCGACGAGATTCAGTGGACGGCGGTCCTCCGGTCCGCAAGCGCGCTCCAGGTTTATCGCCAGCAATACGGCCGGGTTTCACCCTTGCGCGTCGTTGAATTCCTGGTGCTCGATCCCGAGTTTCCGCGGGCGATGCACTTTTGCCTCCGCCGCGCCGATGAGTCGCTGCACGCCATTTCAGGCACGCCGCAAGGGTCGTTCCGCAATATCGCTGAGCAACGGCTGGGCCAACTCCGCGCCGAACTCGATTTCACGCGCGTCTCGGACATTATGCGCATCGGCGTGCACGAATTCATCGATGGCTTTCAAGTCAAGCTCAATGGGATCGGCGGCGCCATCCACGACACCTTTTTTGCCACTCGACCAGTCCAGTCGCTGCAAAGCCAGGTTTCGACGACGGCGGACCGAGAACGATGA